In the genome of Spirochaetae bacterium HGW-Spirochaetae-1, one region contains:
- a CDS encoding glycosyltransferase, with translation MEFKRCKLLNCTIDSLSMNQLLFKLTEGVLLTPNVDHMMTLQEDPEFYRIYQEAEYVVLDSQVIAFVMKYFLRTPVPEKISGSDFFPAFCRYHKDDPEIKIFLLGGKPGAPEKAMENINSRIGHDIIIGAHSPSMGFEKNPDECAVIVDMINSSGATVLAVGVGAPKQEKWIYNYKAMLKGVKIFMGIGATIEFEAGFVERAPSWMSSAGLEWLYRMLQEPGRLWRRYLVRDIPFFWLVFKQKLGKYRNPFA, from the coding sequence ATGGAATTTAAGAGATGTAAATTACTGAACTGTACTATTGATAGTCTTTCTATGAATCAACTGTTATTTAAATTGACAGAAGGGGTGCTGCTCACTCCCAATGTGGATCACATGATGACCCTCCAGGAAGATCCGGAATTTTACAGAATATACCAGGAGGCGGAATATGTGGTTCTCGACAGCCAAGTGATTGCTTTCGTGATGAAATATTTTCTGCGAACGCCTGTTCCCGAAAAAATTTCCGGATCGGACTTTTTCCCTGCCTTCTGTCGGTATCACAAAGATGATCCTGAAATTAAAATTTTTCTTCTTGGCGGTAAACCGGGCGCACCTGAAAAAGCCATGGAAAATATAAATAGCAGGATTGGCCATGATATTATAATAGGGGCACATTCCCCGTCTATGGGATTTGAAAAAAATCCTGATGAATGTGCTGTTATAGTGGACATGATTAACTCTTCAGGGGCGACGGTGTTGGCTGTTGGGGTTGGGGCTCCCAAGCAGGAGAAATGGATTTACAATTATAAAGCCATGTTGAAGGGGGTGAAAATATTCATGGGCATTGGCGCTACCATCGAATTTGAAGCCGGATTTGTGGAGAGGGCCCCTTCGTGGATGAGCAGTGCCGGACTTGAATGGTTGTACAGGATGTTGCAGGAACCTGGCCGATTGTGGCGAAGATATTTAGTCAGGGATATTCCTTTTTTCTGGCTGGTCTTTAAACAGAAGCTGGGAAAATATAGGAATCCTTTTGCGTAA
- a CDS encoding UDP-N-acetyl-D-glucosamine dehydrogenase, giving the protein MSSKEALIQRINENKEIVGILGLGYVGLPLAVVFAKKGIQVLGFEKSEKKAQKVNKGENYIGDVDDNDLKAVVDKELLSATTNFARIKECDALIICVPTPLDRFKKPDMSYIENSCHEIGKNIKKGVFVSLESTTYPTTTENVMRPIIEKESGLICEKDFWLAFSPERVDPGNHLYKTENTPKVLGGIGADAVEIGKLLYEKVISQVYPVSSPRAAEMVKILENTYRLVNISLINELALLAGRMDIDIWEVIDAAKTKPFGFQPFYPGPGIGGHCIPLDPFYLEYIAKNYRFNLSMINAAGTIDDIMPHRMFVKINFALNRHKKAVNGSKILFLGVAYKADINDERESAALKIIDETVRKMGEVMYHDPYIPEIVTEEGRSFSSVELTDKLLEEVDCVVIVTPHKVFDMKRIVDKSKLLVDLRNATKGIAAEGKIFKL; this is encoded by the coding sequence ATGTCATCAAAAGAAGCACTGATTCAACGAATAAACGAAAATAAAGAAATTGTGGGAATCCTGGGACTCGGCTATGTGGGACTTCCACTGGCAGTTGTATTCGCTAAAAAAGGTATACAGGTTCTCGGTTTTGAAAAATCGGAAAAAAAGGCGCAAAAGGTCAATAAAGGTGAAAATTACATCGGCGATGTCGATGACAATGATTTAAAGGCAGTCGTGGATAAAGAACTCCTCTCAGCCACAACGAATTTTGCCCGGATAAAGGAATGTGACGCACTGATCATATGTGTTCCCACGCCTCTCGATAGATTTAAAAAACCCGACATGTCTTATATCGAAAATTCCTGTCATGAAATTGGAAAGAATATAAAGAAGGGGGTTTTTGTCTCCCTTGAGAGTACCACCTATCCCACCACCACGGAAAATGTCATGAGGCCGATTATTGAAAAGGAATCGGGCCTCATATGTGAGAAGGATTTCTGGCTTGCCTTTTCACCGGAACGCGTTGATCCGGGCAATCATTTGTACAAGACTGAAAACACACCTAAGGTTCTGGGTGGTATAGGGGCTGATGCAGTGGAGATAGGTAAGCTGTTATATGAAAAAGTAATAAGCCAGGTTTATCCCGTCAGTTCTCCACGAGCCGCGGAAATGGTAAAAATCCTGGAGAATACCTATCGGCTGGTCAATATTAGTTTGATAAATGAGCTTGCACTTCTTGCAGGCCGTATGGACATAGATATCTGGGAAGTAATAGACGCGGCAAAAACCAAGCCCTTTGGTTTTCAACCCTTCTATCCCGGTCCTGGCATCGGAGGGCACTGTATACCTCTTGACCCCTTTTATCTGGAGTATATCGCAAAGAATTATCGTTTCAATCTTTCCATGATAAACGCCGCAGGCACTATTGATGATATCATGCCCCATAGAATGTTTGTGAAGATCAATTTCGCTCTCAACAGGCATAAAAAGGCAGTAAACGGTTCAAAGATTTTGTTTCTCGGTGTTGCCTATAAGGCGGACATTAATGATGAACGTGAGAGTGCGGCTCTGAAGATAATCGATGAAACAGTACGTAAAATGGGCGAGGTAATGTATCATGATCCCTACATTCCTGAAATTGTTACTGAAGAAGGAAGATCGTTTTCCAGTGTTGAACTCACTGATAAACTTTTGGAGGAAGTCGATTGTGTGGTCATTGTTACACCGCATAAGGTATTTGATATGAAGCGGATTGTTGACAAGTCAAAGCTTCTTGTAGACCTTCGCAATGCAACAAAGGGGATAGCTGCCGAAGGGAAGATATTTAAACTGTAG
- a CDS encoding UDP-glucose 6-dehydrogenase has protein sequence MKLSVVGTGYVGLVSGTCFAEMGNTVYCVDTDEKKIEGLKKGVLPIYEPGLEDLVLENSRRGTLKFTTDIKEALDNTKIIFIAVGTPMGEDGSADLQYVLSVAQSIGRNMSHNMVVVDKSTVPVGTADKVKATIQKELDARKSNLKFSVVSNPEFLKEGAAIEDCMRPDRVVVGVDDDEALETVKELYTPFTLNHSRFVVMDIRSAEMTKYAANAMLATKISFMNEMANICERLGADANMVRLGIGSDSRIGYNFIYPGVGYGGSCFPKDVQALLKTARDHGYEPRIIRSVEEVNYEQKLLLVSKVIRRFGEDLKGKTFAVWGLAFKPGTDDMREAPSIAIINELVQRGAAIKAHDPRAIKEARECYLKKVTNIEYHDSKYDALNKADAMILLTEWKEFRSPDFDEMILRLKTPVIFDGRNQYNFQRLKEKGFEYYQIGVADQ, from the coding sequence ATGAAATTAAGTGTTGTAGGTACCGGTTATGTTGGCCTTGTCTCAGGGACCTGTTTTGCCGAGATGGGAAACACGGTGTACTGCGTTGATACAGATGAGAAAAAAATCGAGGGATTGAAAAAAGGTGTCCTTCCTATTTACGAGCCCGGCCTCGAGGATCTGGTCCTGGAAAACAGCAGGCGCGGTACTCTGAAATTTACTACGGACATTAAAGAGGCCCTGGATAATACGAAGATCATATTTATAGCTGTGGGAACTCCCATGGGCGAGGATGGGAGCGCTGACCTGCAATACGTGCTGTCTGTAGCACAGTCCATCGGCAGGAATATGAGTCATAATATGGTAGTGGTTGACAAATCCACGGTGCCTGTTGGAACGGCTGATAAGGTGAAGGCAACAATTCAGAAGGAACTCGATGCAAGAAAAAGCAATCTGAAATTTTCAGTGGTCAGTAATCCGGAATTTCTTAAAGAAGGTGCTGCAATCGAAGATTGTATGAGACCCGATCGTGTAGTCGTTGGCGTTGATGATGATGAAGCGCTTGAGACAGTAAAGGAACTCTACACACCCTTTACCCTGAACCATTCCCGCTTTGTGGTAATGGACATCAGGAGTGCCGAAATGACGAAATACGCCGCAAACGCCATGCTGGCCACGAAGATTAGCTTCATGAACGAGATGGCCAATATCTGTGAACGTCTGGGTGCCGATGCAAACATGGTGCGACTGGGTATAGGGTCTGACAGCAGAATCGGATATAATTTTATTTATCCCGGCGTTGGATATGGTGGAAGCTGTTTTCCCAAAGACGTTCAGGCTCTTCTGAAAACCGCCCGGGATCATGGATATGAACCAAGGATCATTCGTTCGGTGGAAGAGGTGAATTATGAACAGAAGCTGCTTCTTGTCAGCAAGGTGATCAGACGATTCGGTGAGGACCTGAAGGGAAAAACCTTTGCCGTATGGGGACTGGCCTTTAAGCCCGGTACTGATGACATGCGCGAGGCCCCCAGTATCGCCATTATAAATGAACTGGTACAACGCGGAGCCGCAATCAAGGCCCATGATCCCAGGGCTATAAAGGAAGCTCGGGAATGTTATCTTAAAAAAGTGACCAATATTGAGTATCATGACAGCAAATACGACGCCCTGAACAAAGCCGACGCCATGATCCTTTTGACGGAATGGAAGGAATTCAGGAGCCCCGACTTTGATGAGATGATACTTCGTCTTAAAACGCCTGTTATATTTGATGGAAGGAATCAGTATAATTTCCAGCGGCTGAAAGAAAAGGGCTTTGAATACTATCAGATCGGCGTGGCGGATCAATGA
- a CDS encoding GxxExxY protein, whose protein sequence is MENLNKITEKIISCAIEVHKILGPGLLESIYENALCYEFKVSNIKYEKQVEMPIVYKDLQLGVYRLDILVENEIIIELKAVDRIDPVFEVQLLTYLKVSGKRLGLLINFNTPVLKNGIKRIIL, encoded by the coding sequence ATTGAAAATTTAAATAAAATAACAGAAAAAATAATTTCTTGTGCAATTGAAGTTCATAAAATTCTGGGGCCGGGTCTTCTGGAATCTATTTATGAAAATGCGCTATGTTATGAATTTAAAGTGAGCAATATCAAATATGAAAAACAGGTAGAGATGCCGATTGTTTATAAAGATTTACAACTGGGTGTTTACCGTCTTGATATTCTTGTGGAAAATGAAATAATCATAGAACTCAAAGCGGTAGACAGAATAGATCCGGTTTTTGAGGTTCAGCTTCTAACATATTTAAAAGTTTCTGGTAAAAGATTGGGGTTATTAATAAACTTCAATACACCGGTCCTCAAGAATGGAATAAAAAGAATAATACTATAA
- a CDS encoding UDP-4-amino-4,6-dideoxy-N-acetyl-beta-L-altrosamine transaminase has product MTNMTLKIPFHKPYITEDEINAVADSMRQGWLTMGPKTVEFEKQFARAVGAPHAVAVNSCTAALHLALKCIDLKPGDEVIIPAMTFVATAEVVRYFDAVPVLVDIEGDTHNMDVSTIERKISGRTRAIIPVHFAGQPADMDEIMDLAGKHNLTVIEDAAHSFPALYKDRRVGSIGHITCYSFYATKTITTGEGGMAVTANEEWAERMRVLRLHGISRDAWKRYTDEGTWRYDVIETGYKYNMTDPAAAMGLEQLKKAEMMKEGRSRIAELYTTAFSEKKGLIPYTVKNDRDCAWHLYPLKLDIDVLSISRDRVIEELKERGIGTSMHFIPLPVFSHYGDLGYRIEDFPGSRYVFERTVSLPIYYGMSDDEVGYVIESVLDVVGEYATEGRIER; this is encoded by the coding sequence ATGACAAATATGACCTTAAAAATCCCCTTCCATAAACCGTACATCACCGAAGATGAGATCAACGCCGTTGCCGACTCCATGCGCCAGGGCTGGCTCACCATGGGACCGAAAACCGTTGAATTCGAAAAACAGTTTGCCCGGGCCGTGGGCGCCCCCCATGCCGTGGCCGTCAATTCCTGCACGGCTGCACTGCATCTGGCATTGAAGTGCATCGATCTGAAGCCCGGTGATGAGGTTATTATTCCTGCCATGACCTTCGTGGCCACGGCCGAGGTAGTGCGCTATTTCGATGCCGTGCCGGTGCTTGTCGACATCGAAGGCGATACGCACAACATGGACGTGTCAACAATCGAAAGAAAAATTAGCGGTAGAACCAGGGCCATTATCCCGGTTCATTTCGCCGGTCAGCCCGCGGACATGGATGAGATCATGGACCTGGCCGGGAAGCATAACCTGACAGTGATAGAAGACGCTGCTCATTCATTTCCGGCTTTATACAAAGACCGCAGAGTCGGTTCTATCGGTCACATCACCTGTTACAGTTTCTATGCCACGAAGACTATCACTACGGGTGAGGGCGGCATGGCCGTGACCGCCAATGAAGAGTGGGCCGAGCGCATGCGGGTCCTGCGTCTCCACGGCATCTCCCGCGACGCCTGGAAGCGCTATACCGACGAGGGAACCTGGCGTTACGATGTCATCGAAACGGGATATAAATACAACATGACAGACCCGGCCGCAGCCATGGGACTTGAACAGCTGAAGAAAGCGGAAATGATGAAAGAGGGGAGGAGCAGGATAGCGGAACTCTACACCACGGCTTTCAGCGAAAAAAAAGGACTGATTCCCTATACAGTGAAAAACGATCGTGATTGCGCCTGGCATCTGTATCCGCTGAAGCTTGATATCGATGTTTTGTCTATTAGCCGGGATCGGGTTATCGAGGAACTGAAAGAACGAGGAATCGGTACCAGCATGCATTTCATTCCCCTGCCCGTGTTTTCACATTACGGGGACCTGGGATACCGGATTGAGGATTTCCCGGGAAGTCGGTATGTATTTGAACGAACCGTGTCGCTGCCTATTTATTACGGTATGAGCGATGATGAGGTGGGGTATGTTATTGAATCTGTACTGGATGTTGTGGGGGAATATGCCACGGAGGGTCGAATTGAGCGATGA
- a CDS encoding IS4 family transposase codes for MSVMLYVHMASKQSLRDIIDSLESRSNLWYHLGLNSLSRNYLSHALKNRSYKIFERTFYSLLSKLQNERGFVNDKRFKFKMPVRSLDSTTISLCLSLFDWATFRKKKGGIKLHVMFNNKEQIPELLNMSNASTHDITMANSFDIVENSIYVFDKGYICFKFLEKINKNRAFFVTRTKSNTQYKIIKRQQKTREGIKADWIVSFSSYKSKDYPDQLRVVRYYDKETKKIYEFMTNNFTLSAKTIADIYKSRWDIELFFKWIKQNLKIKTFIGTSENAVKIQIWTAMIAYLLTEYIRFRSKTSFTILKTFRILSENILSHGEIFPLLMKKSPPPGKQKSSGDLQLAFGF; via the coding sequence TTGAGTGTCATGCTCTACGTCCACATGGCATCGAAACAGAGCTTGAGGGATATTATCGATTCCCTGGAGAGCAGGAGTAATCTCTGGTATCATCTGGGGTTGAACTCATTGTCACGGAATTATTTATCCCATGCCTTGAAGAACAGATCGTATAAGATATTTGAAAGAACATTTTACTCGTTATTATCTAAATTACAAAATGAGAGAGGTTTCGTAAACGACAAGAGATTCAAGTTTAAGATGCCCGTAAGGAGTCTTGATTCAACAACCATAAGCCTGTGCCTGTCTCTTTTTGACTGGGCGACATTCAGGAAAAAGAAGGGCGGCATTAAGCTGCATGTCATGTTCAACAACAAAGAACAAATTCCGGAACTGTTAAACATGAGCAACGCCAGCACGCATGATATTACTATGGCGAATTCATTTGATATCGTTGAAAATTCCATCTATGTCTTTGATAAGGGTTATATATGCTTTAAATTCCTTGAAAAAATCAATAAAAACAGGGCATTTTTCGTTACACGGACAAAATCGAATACACAGTACAAGATTATTAAGAGACAGCAGAAGACCAGAGAAGGGATCAAGGCTGACTGGATCGTCTCATTTAGCAGTTATAAATCAAAAGATTATCCCGATCAGTTGCGGGTGGTCAGGTATTATGATAAAGAAACAAAAAAGATTTATGAATTTATGACTAATAATTTTACTCTTTCAGCAAAAACGATAGCTGATATTTATAAATCCCGATGGGACATTGAATTATTTTTTAAATGGATAAAACAGAATCTGAAAATTAAAACGTTTATCGGGACATCGGAGAACGCGGTGAAAATTCAGATATGGACGGCAATGATCGCGTATCTCTTGACGGAATATATTCGATTTAGATCAAAGACGTCTTTCACAATATTGAAGACGTTTAGAATACTCAGTGAAAACATATTGTCGCATGGTGAAATTTTTCCATTGCTGATGAAAAAATCACCCCCGCCCGGGAAGCAAAAAAGCTCGGGTGATTTGCAGTTAGCTTTCGGATTTTAA
- a CDS encoding glycosyl transferase family 2 → MNISVIIPSYNTQDSIEDTLLHLVQQKIDVECEIIVVDCSEHNLVEQIVERIKESSVKLRYIYKKERFNPGEGRNIGAREAWGSLLIFIDADVALAPGSLQAAWNHFTAGKQIFGGALELDTSVNSSFAAYIEHYFFNHESQRGRPECERKNLSSALMFFDREIFIQEGGFKDIPRMQDTELTERLRRQGHHLFFCPDVLAFQKQDSPLPKVLKKIYINGQNLYYIRYHNSMSLVKRVVFFIVLPLITIIKMGRIIIRHLVYQPPLRKLIMLAIGFPLLVSGFFWMAGFYNALITEKGISAER, encoded by the coding sequence ATGAATATTTCTGTTATCATACCTTCCTATAATACACAGGACTCTATCGAGGATACATTGTTGCATCTTGTGCAGCAAAAAATTGATGTCGAATGTGAAATTATTGTGGTAGATTGCTCTGAGCATAATTTAGTAGAACAAATCGTTGAACGTATTAAAGAATCATCCGTGAAACTACGTTATATTTATAAAAAGGAGCGCTTTAATCCAGGTGAAGGAAGAAATATTGGAGCCCGTGAAGCGTGGGGTAGTTTGTTGATTTTTATCGATGCTGATGTAGCGCTTGCGCCTGGCTCTTTGCAGGCTGCATGGAATCATTTCACCGCAGGCAAGCAGATATTTGGCGGTGCCCTGGAACTTGATACAAGTGTAAACAGCAGTTTTGCCGCATATATAGAACATTATTTTTTCAACCACGAATCACAAAGAGGCCGTCCTGAATGTGAAAGGAAAAACCTGAGTTCCGCGCTCATGTTTTTTGACAGAGAAATCTTTATTCAGGAGGGCGGTTTCAAAGACATCCCGCGGATGCAGGATACGGAGTTGACAGAACGCTTGCGAAGGCAGGGCCATCATTTATTTTTTTGCCCCGATGTTCTGGCTTTTCAAAAACAGGATTCCCCTCTTCCAAAGGTACTTAAGAAAATTTATATCAATGGACAGAATCTTTATTACATTCGCTATCATAATTCGATGTCTCTGGTTAAAAGAGTTGTATTTTTTATAGTCTTACCTTTAATTACAATTATAAAAATGGGGCGGATAATTATCAGGCATCTGGTTTACCAGCCTCCTCTGCGAAAACTGATAATGTTGGCTATCGGTTTTCCCTTGCTTGTCTCCGGTTTCTTCTGGATGGCAGGCTTTTATAATGCGCTGATTACTGAAAAAGGAATCAGCGCAGAGCGTTGA
- a CDS encoding UDP-N-acetylglucosamine 2-epimerase (non-hydrolyzing) yields the protein MNKLKIAIVIGTRPEAIKMAPVYLKMKADSRIEVILIATAQHRQMLDETLAIFAIEPDIDLNIMQANQTLPELSARLIVKVQEALARVKPDVVLVHGDTATCLFAALAANYEKIPVGHVEAGLRTYNFDAPWPEEINRRLTDPICKWCFAPTKRAAQNLIEEKIPESHIHITGNTIVDALLLSREKIDRSKTLINGFDLGTIQNKRMILVTGHRRESFGKPFEQFCLALRDIARSHNDVVIVYPVHLNPNVRKPVNEILKDEERVFLIEPVEYLSFVSLMDHCFFIITDSGGIQEEAPSLHKPVLVTRDTTERPEAIESGLARLVGTSRDNIVNEANRLLTDSAAYSSMANGVNPYGDGKASERIIDVIVSEIGSR from the coding sequence ATGAATAAATTAAAGATCGCGATAGTTATCGGAACCCGTCCGGAAGCAATAAAAATGGCGCCGGTATATTTAAAAATGAAAGCTGATAGCCGGATAGAAGTAATTCTGATAGCAACTGCCCAGCACCGTCAGATGCTCGACGAGACACTGGCAATATTTGCGATCGAACCTGACATTGACCTGAATATTATGCAGGCAAACCAGACGCTGCCGGAATTATCGGCCCGATTGATCGTTAAAGTACAGGAGGCGCTGGCAAGAGTTAAGCCCGATGTTGTTCTTGTTCATGGAGATACGGCAACGTGCCTGTTTGCCGCCCTTGCTGCGAATTATGAAAAGATTCCCGTCGGCCATGTTGAAGCAGGGCTCCGAACATATAATTTTGATGCCCCGTGGCCGGAAGAGATAAATCGCCGTTTAACCGATCCTATCTGTAAATGGTGTTTTGCGCCTACAAAACGAGCCGCTCAAAATTTAATAGAAGAGAAAATTCCCGAATCACACATTCATATCACCGGCAATACAATTGTCGATGCCTTGCTGCTCAGCCGGGAAAAAATAGACAGGAGCAAAACCCTAATTAATGGATTCGATCTTGGCACTATCCAAAATAAACGTATGATTTTAGTTACGGGGCACAGGCGGGAAAGCTTTGGGAAACCTTTTGAACAATTCTGTCTGGCTTTGCGCGATATAGCCAGGAGTCACAATGATGTTGTTATTGTTTACCCAGTTCATCTCAACCCCAATGTACGGAAACCCGTCAATGAAATACTTAAAGATGAGGAGAGAGTTTTTCTAATCGAACCGGTCGAATACCTGTCCTTTGTATCGCTGATGGACCATTGCTTTTTTATTATTACCGATTCCGGCGGCATCCAGGAGGAAGCCCCTTCTCTTCATAAGCCCGTATTGGTGACCCGCGATACAACGGAACGTCCCGAGGCCATCGAATCAGGACTGGCAAGGCTCGTGGGAACTTCCCGCGATAATATTGTAAATGAAGCCAATAGGTTGCTGACTGATTCGGCGGCCTATTCCTCAATGGCAAATGGTGTCAATCCCTATGGCGATGGAAAAGCAAGCGAACGTATCATTGATGTAATTGTATCGGAAATAGGTTCCCGGTAA
- a CDS encoding serine acetyltransferase, with translation MFDQFKADYRRHEKSLLNPALWAVCNFRFGRSVMRIRFAPLRWFLRKIYGFNLFLILITSGIRLYCETQIGEDFHLIHSGNINIHPQTVIGDRCGIQHDVTIGTSIGPGVPVIGNDVFIGTGAKILGNITIGDGATIAANSLVITDVPAHTTAMGVPARVWKYSAVEAKIQKEGSRTDIKEANEDKKAD, from the coding sequence ATGTTTGATCAATTTAAAGCTGATTATAGAAGGCATGAAAAATCCCTGTTAAATCCGGCTTTATGGGCAGTATGTAATTTTCGTTTTGGCCGCAGCGTCATGCGGATAAGATTTGCTCCCCTGCGGTGGTTTTTGCGTAAAATTTATGGATTTAACTTATTTTTAATATTAATAACCAGTGGAATTCGTTTATATTGTGAAACTCAGATTGGTGAAGATTTTCATCTTATCCATTCAGGGAATATCAACATACATCCACAAACAGTTATTGGTGATCGATGTGGTATTCAACATGATGTCACTATTGGAACGAGTATTGGTCCAGGTGTGCCTGTTATCGGGAATGATGTTTTTATTGGCACAGGGGCTAAAATATTAGGCAATATTACAATTGGTGATGGTGCAACGATTGCTGCCAATTCGCTCGTAATTACTGATGTGCCGGCTCACACAACAGCTATGGGTGTTCCCGCAAGGGTCTGGAAGTATTCTGCTGTTGAAGCAAAAATTCAAAAGGAAGGAAGTAGAACAGATATAAAAGAAGCTAATGAAGATAAAAAAGCGGATTAA
- a CDS encoding sugar transferase: MHLFLDMIITIASFLSAYYLRKFVLPSGGIAGLNITPNYYIVLLLIIIIWIIVFALFNVYAGFSEKSYLEIVKDIIKTTSVGMIVVISVLFLFNMKEVSRLLLGIFYSTNTIFLLISKRLILVILRKYGQNRHNFHNILIVGSKRRAEGAIGLINSSRKGYNIIGCLDTHIDKVGLEVKDGVKIIGTMDDLKGIMLKHVIDEVIFAMPLKDIESVQVYMLLIEMIGVKVRIFPDWHIYSVLYQPGIAKIFFDDFHGIPTMLITATTSKHRDLLLKSFIDFSASAFGLLIISPLLILISLLIKIVSPGGKVLFSQQRLGLNGRTFNVYKFRTMVPNAEELLVQLKEKNEVDGPAFKIKKDPRIIPFIGTFLRKTSLDELPQFFNILKGEMSLVGPRPPIPSEVEQYDVWQRRRLSMKPGLTCLWQISPNRNDVSFNKWMEMDLQYIDNWSLWLDFEILWKTVKVVFAGEGR, encoded by the coding sequence ATGCATCTCTTCCTTGACATGATTATTACCATAGCTTCTTTTTTAAGCGCCTATTATCTGCGGAAGTTTGTTCTGCCCTCGGGGGGGATTGCCGGGCTGAATATTACACCGAATTATTATATTGTGCTCCTACTGATCATCATTATCTGGATTATAGTTTTTGCCCTGTTTAATGTCTATGCCGGTTTTTCCGAGAAGAGCTACCTGGAAATCGTCAAGGATATTATCAAGACCACCAGCGTGGGTATGATAGTTGTTATTTCGGTCCTTTTTCTTTTTAACATGAAGGAAGTGAGCAGGCTGCTCCTGGGTATTTTCTATAGTACCAATACAATTTTTCTCCTCATAAGCAAACGTCTCATTCTCGTCATTCTCAGAAAGTATGGGCAAAACAGACATAATTTTCATAATATACTCATTGTGGGAAGTAAGCGCAGAGCCGAGGGTGCTATTGGTCTTATCAATTCTTCCAGAAAAGGATATAACATAATCGGATGTCTGGATACACATATCGATAAAGTAGGCTTGGAAGTAAAAGACGGTGTGAAAATCATCGGAACTATGGATGACCTGAAGGGAATTATGCTTAAACATGTCATTGACGAAGTAATTTTTGCCATGCCTTTGAAGGATATCGAGTCCGTGCAGGTCTACATGCTCCTCATCGAGATGATTGGCGTAAAGGTCCGTATTTTCCCGGACTGGCATATCTATTCAGTGTTGTATCAACCGGGCATCGCAAAGATATTTTTCGATGATTTTCACGGTATTCCCACTATGCTTATTACGGCAACCACGTCGAAACATCGTGATCTGCTTTTAAAATCTTTTATTGATTTTTCCGCATCGGCTTTTGGACTCCTTATAATTTCACCGTTGCTTATCCTTATATCGTTGCTTATAAAAATCGTTTCTCCCGGCGGGAAAGTACTTTTTAGTCAGCAGCGCCTGGGTCTCAATGGCAGGACTTTTAATGTGTATAAGTTCAGGACCATGGTGCCAAATGCCGAAGAGCTTCTGGTACAGTTAAAGGAAAAAAACGAGGTCGATGGCCCGGCTTTTAAAATCAAGAAAGACCCGCGTATAATTCCTTTTATCGGCACATTTCTTCGCAAGACAAGCCTGGATGAACTGCCACAGTTTTTTAACATACTGAAAGGTGAGATGAGCCTTGTGGGTCCCCGACCACCCATCCCGTCCGAAGTGGAGCAGTACGACGTGTGGCAGCGGCGGCGCCTCAGCATGAAGCCGGGACTTACCTGCCTGTGGCAGATCTCGCCGAACCGCAATGACGTCAGCTTCAACAAGTGGATGGAAATGGATTTACAGTATATCGATAACTGGTCGCTCTGGCTCGATTTCGAGATTCTCTGGAAGACTGTAAAGGTTGTATTTGCTGGAGAGGGGAGATGA